gggaacgggaacaAGATCAGGaacgggaatggggacaggaatgggattgggaCCAGCGTGTCACCAAAGTGCcacccctggtgtcccctggatgtccccatggggtcctggggctgctgggaccGGGAACAGGAACAGAACCGGGACCAGGAGCAGGAACGGGACCGGGAACGGGAACAGAACCGAGGATAGGAACGGGAACAAGACCAGGAACTGGAATTGGAGCAGGAGCGGGATTGGGGACAGGAACGAGACTGGGACCAGCgcgtccctgtccccaaagtgccacccctgatgtcccctgggtgtccccatggggtccctgagctcctggggctgctgggaccGGGAACAGGACCGGGAATAGGAACAGAACCGGGAGTGGGAGCAGGACCGGGACTGGGTCATGAACGGGACTGGGACCAGCGCGTCCCCAAAGTGCcacccctggtgtcccctgggtgtccccacgGGGTCCTCgtgttcctggggctgctgggaccGGGAACGAGACCGGGACTGGGCCAGGAACAGGACCAGGAATGGGATCAGAACCGGGATCGGGATCAGGAGCGGGactggggacaggaatgggactgggaccagcgcgtccctgtccccagagtgccacccctgatgtcccctgggtgtccccacgGGGTCCCTGAgatcctggggctgctgggattgggaataggaatgggaatgggaccaGAAATGGGATCAGGACCAAAAATGGGAACAGGAGCAGGTTCAGGAATAGGAACGGGACTGGGACCATGGTGTCCCCAGAGTGCcacccctggtgtccccccggtgtccccgcagAGTCCCTgcgctcctggggctgctgggaccGGGAACGGGACCGGGAATGGGAACAGAACCGGGATCGGGATCAGGAACGGGACCGGGAACGGCATCAGGATCAGGAACAGGAACGGAAACAAGACCAGGAACGGGGACGGGACCGGGATCGGGAACAGGAACGGGATCAGGAATCGGAACGGGACCAGCgcgtccctgtccccagagtgCCACCCCTGATGTCCCCTGGGTGTCGCCACGGGGTCCctgagctcctggggctgctgggaccGGGAACGGGACCGGGAATAGGAACAGAACCGGGAGTGGGAGCAGGACCGGGACTGGGACACGAACGGGACTGGGACCAGCGCGTCCCCAAAGTGCCACCGCTGAtgtccccgcggtgtccccgCAGAGTCCCTgcgctcctggggctgctgggaccGGGAACGGGACCGGGAATGGGACCGAGAATGGGATCAGGACCGGGAATAGGATCAGAACCGGGAGTGGGAGCAGGACCGGGACTGGGGCACGAACGGGACTGGGACCAGCGCGTCCCCAAAGTGCCACCGCTGAtgtccccgcggtgtccccgCAGAGTCGGTGCGCTCGTTCCTGCGGCAGCGCTCGTGGGGCCGCTGGGACCGGGAGCGGGAGCAggagcggcagcggcagcgggagCAGCGCCGGGaccgggaggcggcggcggcggccgcgctccCGCTCGGGGCGCGCTGCGAGGTGCGGGTGCCGGGCCAGCCCTGCCGCAGGGGCGCCATCGCCTTCGTGGGTGCGTGTCGCCTCTTGGTCGCCTCTTGGTCGCCTCTTTGTCGCCTCTTTGTCAccttttttgtgggttttttcacGGTTTTTTCAcggtttttttggtgttttttttctctctttccgCCCAAGGCGAGACGGATTTTAAGCCGGGGGTTTGGGTGGGGGTGCGCTACGATGAACCGCTGGGCAAGCACGATGGAAGgtgaggggggtttggggggggtcctgggggggtttcaggaggattttggggggtcctgaaggATTTTGCggggcattttgggggctcCTGAATGGGTTTAGGGGGACGTTGGGGgctcctggaggggtttggggggattttggggggtcctggaggggtttcaggaggattttgggggggggtttgggggctcctgAATGGGTTTAGGGGGAcgttggggggtcctgggggggtttcaggaggattttggggtgtcctgaagggttttgggggcattttgggggcaCCTGGAGGGGTTTAGGGGGACGTTGGGGgctcctggaggggtttgggggcattttggggaggttttgggggctcctgaatgggtttagggggattttggggggtcctggagggatttcaggaggattttggggggtcctggaggggtttgggggcattttggggaggttttgggggctcctgaatgggtttagggggattttggggggtcctgggggggtttcaggaggattttggggggtcctgaaggGTTTTGCggggcattttgggggctcCTGGAGGGGTTTAGGGGGGCGTTGGGGgctcctggaggggtttggggggattttggggggtcctggaggggtttcaggaggattttgggggctcCTGAAGGGtttcaggaggattttggggctcctgAATGGGTTTAGGGGGACGTTGTtgggtcctggaggggtttggggggattttgggggttttgagaggtcctggaggggtttcagggggattttggggggtcctggagagattttgggagttttgggggggaGTTTTGATGggttctgggatttgggggggattttggggtgttttagggggctctgaaggggttttggggggattttaggggattttgaGAAGTTCTagaggagttttggggggattttggggtcggtttggggggtcctggaggggttttgggggtcctcGAGGGCTTtgggggggttttagggggtcCTGGAGAggtttggaggggttttgggggtatcctggaggggtttgggggtccttGAGGAGTTTTGAGGGGATTGAGGGAGTTCTGGAAGAGTTTGGGGGGATCTTGGAggggttttgtggggattttgaggCACCTGGAGAAGTTTTGAGAGGttctggaggggttttgggggactctgaagggatttggggggatcctggagggctttggggggttctggaggggtttggggagatttgggggcgtttttggggattttaggggatcctggaggggtttttggggggttttgagaGGTTCTGGATGGatttcagggggatttgggggattttgggggggaatttggggagttttAGGGGGTCCtggatgggttttgggggggttttgagAGGTTCTGGATGgatttcagggggattttggggttttttgggggggattttggggagtttggggggatttagggcGTTCTGGAGGAGTcctggggagaatttgggggggatttggggcatcccggaggggttttgtggggattttgaggCTCCTGGAGAAGTTTTGAGAGGttctggaggggttttgggggactctgaagggatttggggggatcctggagggctttggggggttctggaggggtttggggagatttgggggcgttttgggggattttaggggatcCTGGAGGGGTTTTAAGAGGTTCTGGATGgatttcagggggattttgggcgttttggggggggattttggagttttttggggagttttaggggctcctggaggggtttgggggggatttagggggtcctggggggaatttggggggaatttggggggtcctggaggggtttgtggggattttgaggctcctggagaattttgagAGGttctggaggggttttgggggactctgaagggatttggggggatcctggagggctttggaagggtttttttttttttctcttctctcttatCTCTCTCCCTTATCTCCCCTTATCTCTTATCACCTCCCCGCAGCGTGGACGGCCGCCGTTATTTCGAGTGTCCCCCCAAATTCGGGGCCTTCGTGCGGCCCCAGCACGTCACGGCCGGCGACTTCCCGCCCGAGGACGACGGCCTGGATGAGCTCTGAGGGGAAATTCCCGGAAAATTCccgaaattcccaaaaattcccaaaaatcctggaGCTTTTCCCgcattttttgggaaaaaactgcaagaaaatcgcccaaaaatggccccaaatttGCCGTTTTCGTGtcttttttgggggaaaatgggaaaaaattgtggGGGTGACGGGCTGGACAAGCTCTGAgggggaattcccaaaaaattcccaaatttcccgaaaattcccaaaaatcctggaGCTTTTCCCgctttttttgggaaaaaagggcaagaaaatcgcccaaaaatggccccaaattcGCCGTTTTCGtgtcttttttgggggggggagaaaggagaaaaatcccaaaattccctccagGAATTCCCACGTTTATCCCACAATTCctaaaattatcccaaaattatcccagaATTCCACCcaggatcccaaaattcccaaaattattcCAAAGTTTCTGCTGGGAttcccaaaattcatcccaaaattcacTCTAGGATTCCTAAAATGACCCTAAAAttatccccaaattccccaaattattccaaaattatccccaaattccccaaattataccaaaattccaaaattatCCCCAAATTCTCACAAGATTCCTAAAATTATCCAAAAATTCCACCTGAGTTtcccaaaatgatcccaaaattcctcctgaaATTATCCAAATTTCAAAACctatccccaaatccccaaaattatcccaaaacTCCTTCCAGGAttccaaaaattcccaagaTGATCCCAAAATTTCTCtccaaattatcccaaaattaaaattatcccCAAATTATCTGAAAATTCCTCacggaattcccaaaattctggctaaaattccccaaattctcccaaaatttcccccaaattctggctggaatttcccaaaatttcctccgggatcccaaaattccccaaaattcccaaattccccccagggGGTGTGGCTTTATTGTGGGCGTGGCTTAACACTCCAGCCAATCAGAGTGCTCCTTGGGTTGGACAAGGAGGTGTGGCCTCCTCTGGCCCCTCCCACAGCCCAAAAAAGGTCAATTTGGAGTTTTGGCGCTGACCAATCAGAGCGCAGGGTTGGGGGATGACTGACAGCTGGCTCAGCCAATGGGAATCAAGAGGGTGTGGGGAaaggggcggggccgggagccGCCATTTTGGGTGGGAGGTGTTGTGACAATGGGGCGTGGTCATGAATATTAATGAGGGTTGGGGGCGTGGTCATAAGGAAAGGGGCGTGGTCTGagtgtggggagggggaggcgTCCCAGAGCAATCCCAATTAAATCCCAATTAATTAAATCCCCATTAGACCCCAATTAAACCCTAATTAAATCCCAATCAAATCGCAAATTAAATCCCAATTAAACCCCAATTttcaaaccccaaattcccaatcaAATCCCAATTAAAACCTAGTCCAGTCCCAATTAAATCCCAATTAATTAAATCCCAATCAAATCCCAGTTTTTCCAACCCTAATTCCAAATTAAATCCCAATTAAATCCAAATTaattcccaaataaatcccaattAAATCCCAAGTTTCCAACCCAGAATTCTCAattaaaaatctaaattaaatCCCAATTAAATATCAGTTTAATCGAAATTAATTCCTAATTAAATCCCAATTAAATCCTAATTAAATCCCAATTAATTCCTAATTAAATCCCAATtaaatcccaatttccccatcCCAATTTCCAATTAACAATCTCAATTAATTCCCAATTAATTCCCAAttaaatcccaattttccaaccccaaattcccaatttaaCCCCaattaaatcccaaaaaacccaaataaaatcCCAATTAAACCTCaattaaatcccaataaaacccGAATAACATCCCAATTAAATTGCAATTAAATCCAAATTAAACCCCAATTAAATCTAatcaaaaatcccaatttccaaccccaaaatcccaattaaaTCCCAATTAATTCCCAATTAAAACCCCCAATTAATTAACCCCCAATTAATCCTCATTTCCCAATAAAAACTCCGCAGCCTCCTCGTTTTATTctcaattattttcatttttttaatcttttttttttccttttttttcctcttttttccatctttttttctgccatttcctGGGGCTTTTCCTCATGCACCAAATCCCGAAAAAATTccgggaaaaatcccaaaaattcccaaaaaatcccccaaaaattccccaaaaatttctgcaaaaatccccccccccccccaaaaaaagaaattctgcaaaatttccgaatttttttaggatttttcaccccaaaaatctcctcaaaattccaaatttttacagcaaaatattccggggattttgggaaaaattttggatatttaaattaatttttattaatttataaatttaaatttaatgttaatttaaaatctaatttaaattttttatcatttttagGGATtatcccaaaaataaaaatggggaaaaaaattgaaaagccaggttagaaaaaaaattgaggtttttttggaaaaaatttttttttttgtagaaaatttgatttttatgaGACAAAATTGACTTGTTTTAggaaaaaacctgaattttttgggagataatctgaattttgggggggaaaaaagttgaTTTTTGGGGGCGaaagaaactgattttttgggggaatttttttttgtaaaaaatctgaaattctgcagaaattttggatttttgctgaaaaaattGAATCATGTTGGagaaaaaactgaattttttgtGGAAAAACCCGGATTGTAttgagaaaaaaacattgaaattttggggaaaatttgattttttgggggggagaggggaaacctgaatttttgggggaaaaaatcaaattttttttgtaaaaaatgtgattttttgtGTGACCAAAATAGcgttttttgggggaaaatgtgaatttttacaggaaaaaaaaccctgaatttttggggggaaaatctgattttttaaaaataaattgattttttgggaggggaaaaattttgaatttttgagAATAAAGCCTGAagtttttgtggaaaaaaatctgattttttttttttttttttgcattttcccatatttttccctaaatcccaaaatttaaaatttgaaaccagtttgaattttaaatttttaattttttttatttttgggatttttctgtccTGGGGGCGTCTTAAAGTGCTCGGAGGAGCCGGGAGCTCCCGGTGGTACCTTTGAATTTCCGGTTccgcccccaaaatccccaacattcgccccaaaattccaaattttcccaaaaattccaaaattttccccaaattttccccaaaattcccgcaTTTTTTTGGCGGGAAAAGCCCAAATGTGGGGGCTGGGAAGGTCCaaggcccctcccccaccccggAAGTGCTTTCGGGgcagaatttggggaattttggggtttttggggaatttttttgggaatttttttaggatttttgaggaatttttggggtctgGAGGGGTCTGAGGAGCTTCTGGTGGCCTCAGGTGGTTTCTGGTGGCCTCTGGAGCTCCTGGGGTGGAGCTTGGTGGCCTTGGATGGACCCGGGGCCACCTTGGAGAACCTCGGGTGGACCTTCAACCACCTTGGAGAACCTTGGGTGGACCTGGGGCCACCTTGGATCTCCTGGGATGGACCTTGGAGAACCTTGAATGGACCTTCAACCACCTTGGAGAACCTTGGGTGGACCTGGGGCTACCTTGGATCTCCTGGGATGGACCTTGGAGAACCTTGAATGGACCTTCAACCACCTTGGAGAACCTTGGGTGGACCTTCAACCACCTTGGAGAACCCTGGATGGACCCTGGGGCCACCTTGGAGAACCTTAAATGGACCTTCAACCACCTTGGAGAACCTTGGATGGACCTGGGGCCACCTTGGATCTCCTGGGATGGACCTTGGAGAACCTTGGATGGACCTTCAACCACCTTGGAGAACCTTGGGTGGACCTGGGGCCACCTTGGATCTCCTGGGATGGATCTTGGAGAACCTTGGATGGACCTGGGGCCACCTTGGAGAACCTCGGGTGGACCTGGGGCCACCTTGGAGAACCTTGGATGGACCTTGGAGAACCCTGAATGGACCTTCAACCACCTTGGAGAACCTTGGATGGACCTTCAACCACCTTGGACCATGTTGGATCACCTTGGATGGACCCTGGGCCACCTTGGATGACGTTGGCCGGACTTTCAAGCCCCTTGGATGGACCCTGGGCCACCTTGGATGAAGTTTGGGCAACCTCAGATGGACCTGGGGCCATCTTGGACAACCTTGGATGGAGCTTGGTCCATCTTGGATCTCCTGGGATGGAGCTTGGACAACACTGGATAGACCTTCAACCACCTTGGGCCACCTTGGATGGACCCTTGGCCACCTTGGATGGAGCTTGGGCCACCTTGGATGGACCTTCAACCACCTTGGACCATCTTGGATGAACCTTGGACCACCTTGAATCTCCTCGGGCCACCGTGGACAACCCTTGGAGCACCTCGGATGAACCTTGGGCTGCACTGGACAACGTTGGATGGAGCTCGGTCAGTGCTGGCCAACTCCTGGGCCACCCTGGCCCACCATGAGTGATCCTCAGGCCACCATGAACGACCTTCAGGCCACCCTGGACCACCATGAACGACCCTCAGGCCACCATGAACGACCCTCAGGCCACCATGAATGACCCTCAGGCCACCCTGGCCCACCATGAACGACCCTCAGGCCACCCTGGGCCACCATGAACGACGTTCAGGCCACCCTGGACCACCATGAATGACCTTCAGGCCACCATGAATGACCCTCAGGCCACCCTGGACCACCATGAATGACCCTCAGGCCACCCTGGACAACGCTGGGTGACCCTTGGACAACCTTGGAGCACCCTGAATGACCTTCAGGCCAGCCTGGACCACCGTGGATGACCTTTGGAGCACCCTGAATGACCTTCAGGCCACCCTGGATGACCCTTGGACCATCTCCAATGAACCTTGGACCACCCTGAATGACCTTCAGGCCACCTTGGCCCACCCCTGATGACCTTTGGACCACCTTCGACCACCATGAATGACCCTTGGACCACTCTGGGCCACCTTGGATGACCCTTGGACCACTCTGGACCACCCTGAGTGACCCTCAGACCACCTTGGACCACTCTGGGCCACCATGGATGACTCTTGGAGCACCTGGAATGACCCTCAGGCCACGTTGGACCACCTCGAATGAGCCTTGGACCATCTTGGATGACCTTTAGACCACCTTGGACCATCTTGGATGACCTTCAAGCAACCTTGGACAACTGTTGGCCCACCATGGATGACCCTTGGACCACCCGGAATGACCCTCAGGCCACCTTGGACCACTCTGGCCCACCTTGAATGACCCTTGGACCACCTTGGAGCACCTCAAATGACTCTCAGGCCACTCTTGACCACCTTGGATGACCCTTGGACCACCTTGGATGACCTTCAGGCCAAGTTGGACCACTCTGGCCCACCTTGAATGACCCTTGGACCACCCCAAATGACCCTTGGACCACTCTGGATGACCTTCAGGCCACCTTGGATGACCTTCAGGCCACCCTGGACCACCCTCGACCACCTTGGACCATCTTGAACGACCCTTGGAGCACCTTGGACCACCTTGAATGACCTTCAGGCCACCTTGGACCACCTTGGATCACCCTTGGACCACTGTGGATGACCTTCAGGCCACCTTGGATGACCTTCAGGTCACCTTGGACCACTCTGACCCACCTTGGATGACCCTTGGACCATCTTGGACCATCTTGAATGACCTTCAGGCCACCTTGGAACAGCTTGGACCACCACGGATGACCTTTAGACCACCTTGGACCACCTCAAATGACCTTCAGGCCACCTTGGACCACTCTGGACCACCTTGGATGACCATTGGACCACCTTGGACCATCTTGAATGACCTTCAGGCCACCTTGGACCACCTTGGCCCACCATGAATGACCCTCAGGCCACCTTGAATGACCTTTAGACCACCTTGGACCATCTTGAATGACCTTTAGACCACCTTGGATGACCCCGGACCACCTTGAACCACCTTGGCCCACCATGAATGACCCTCAGGCCACCTTAGGACCACCTTGGACCATCTCAAATGACTCTTGGACCACCATGAATGACCCTTGGGCCACCTTGAACCATCCTCAATGACCTTCAGGCCACCATGGACCACCTTGGCCCACCATGAATGACCCTTGGGCCACCTTGAACCATCCTGAAGGACCTTCAGGCCACCCTGGCCCACCACCAGGACCTTCAGGCCACCACCAGGCCCCCCCTCACCCTCTCGCAGCCCCTCCCAGGCCCCTCCTCGCtctccgtccgtccgtccggCCTGGCCAAAGTCTGGGACAACCATCCCCAccaacacctgctgccctcccccATCGCGTCCGTCCGTCCGTGCGTCCGGAGAGGCCCAACCCCAGCGGGCATCTCCAACGGGGTCACTCCAACGGCTCCGGCGGCGGCGACGGCGTCCGAGGAGGCGACAAGGGCGGCGGGAAGGACCCGGTCGCGGTGGTGGCCGCGCTGGTGGCCGCGGTGGCCGGAGCCGGACCGGGAGAACCCGGAGTgtccggcggcggcggccggagcGAGAAGAAGAAGGGGCACTGGTGGATGAAGAGTTCGATGATTGTCTGGTAGGTCCTGGTGGCCGTCAAGGCGTCCATGGTGCTGAAGTCCGGGCGCATCAAGGTGGGCCAGAAGCAGATGGAGAGGTTCTCGCTGGTCATCAGGTTGACGCGGTGCTGTTGGCTGACCCTGGGGTGGACGAGACCAAAACGACCGCTCGGTGGTCAGAAGATcccaaaacacctcaaaactgcaaaaattcccataaaataccccccaaaaatgacccacAAGTTCCCCCGGAGAAGTTCTTGGTGACCGTCAAGTTCTTGACGTGCCGCTGACTCAAACTGGAGGTGGACAATACCGGAGTGACCGTTTGGTGGGCAGAAGATCCCAAAACACCTcaaatcacc
Above is a window of Ammospiza caudacuta isolate bAmmCau1 chromosome 35, bAmmCau1.pri, whole genome shotgun sequence DNA encoding:
- the TBCB gene encoding tubulin-folding cofactor B, which gives rise to MNGGGTAPGPVWLAVSSSLNAFRACKRFSPTLTIAELKCKLELVVGSPASCMELELFGAEDEPLGTLDSDEALLGSYPVTDGCRVHVTDRSGARAGQFEDVSQVAKYEMAESDYDKRTESVRSFLRQRSWGRWDREREQERQRQREQRRDREAAAAAALPLGARCEVRVPGQPCRRGAIAFVGETDFKPGVWVGVRYDEPLGKHDGSVDGRRYFECPPKFGAFVRPQHVTAGDFPPEDDGLDEL